The following are encoded together in the Cynocephalus volans isolate mCynVol1 chromosome 4, mCynVol1.pri, whole genome shotgun sequence genome:
- the LOC134374637 gene encoding cytochrome c oxidase subunit 7A2, mitochondrial codes for MLRNLPALRQIAQRTLSTASRRHFENKVPEKQKLFQEDNGIPVHLKGGVADALLYRATMILTVGGTAYAIYQLAVASFPKKQA; via the coding sequence ATGCTGCGCAATCTGCCGGCTCTTCGTCAGATTGCCCAGAGGACCCTAAGCACTGCTTCACGGaggcattttgaaaataaagttccagagaaacaaaagctgTTTCAGGAGGATAATGGAATTCCAGTACATCTAAAGGGTGGGGTAGCTGATGCCCTCCTGTATAGAGCAACCATGATTCTTACAGTTGGTGGAACAGCATATGCCATATATCAGCTGGCTGTGGCTTCATTTCCCAAGAAGCAGGCTTGA